One part of the Ignisphaera cupida genome encodes these proteins:
- a CDS encoding DUF401 family protein has protein sequence MVLPTEVTLFVASILLVFILVFQRLNIAFVIGLAMTLFSIPIFGLRIVEIVKESFDWILLNTIASLVLAMFLADLYRSTGVGYRMASSLESLSPRIAAVSVPAVIGLLPMPAGAYVSATIIDPLYTKCSLESHEKTFLNYWFRHVWVTVWPLYQGIILASAIVGMSFSEIAYRNWPIFLSAVLGGLFMSRRIFQKLSNNCVGVRGSRDYRGLVHLWPFIVIAVTSLAIDIPLSLSLAITIALFIAIYKPSLKTIAKSLRYSLDPTINILIIESMIFSKAIEKSGLANQLMQYLSSYIDIAVFSIPFLMVVATGFEFTYVTLAFPSILPLLKDYRITIAFLGGFAGAMLSPSHACFVLSAKFFKSSLGSVYRKHLIQTTAFTILIGIAITLLIFKFA, from the coding sequence TTGGTTTTACCTACTGAGGTTACACTTTTCGTTGCCTCCATTCTACTTGTATTCATATTGGTTTTTCAAAGACTTAACATTGCTTTTGTTATTGGTTTGGCGATGACTCTATTCTCGATACCTATTTTTGGCTTAAGAATTGTTGAAATTGTTAAGGAATCTTTTGATTGGATTCTTCTAAACACTATTGCATCACTTGTTTTGGCAATGTTTTTAGCTGATTTGTATAGATCTACAGGTGTTGGATATAGAATGGCCTCGTCTCTTGAATCTCTAAGCCCAAGAATTGCAGCAGTTTCTGTTCCAGCAGTGATTGGGCTTTTACCAATGCCTGCAGGTGCATATGTATCAGCAACAATTATCGATCCTTTATACACTAAATGCAGTCTTGAATCACATGAAAAAACCTTTTTGAATTACTGGTTTAGACATGTATGGGTTACTGTATGGCCTTTGTACCAAGGCATTATACTAGCTTCTGCTATTGTTGGTATGAGCTTTAGTGAAATAGCTTATCGCAACTGGCCAATATTTTTAAGTGCTGTACTGGGAGGATTGTTTATGTCTAGAAGAATTTTTCAAAAGCTGAGTAATAACTGTGTTGGAGTCAGGGGAAGCAGGGACTATAGGGGCTTGGTGCACCTATGGCCTTTTATAGTAATTGCTGTAACAAGTCTAGCTATTGACATTCCACTTTCTCTGTCACTTGCAATAACAATTGCGCTTTTTATAGCGATTTACAAACCTTCGCTAAAAACCATTGCGAAAAGCCTTAGATATTCACTAGATCCAACTATAAACATTCTCATAATAGAGTCAATGATTTTCAGCAAAGCAATTGAAAAATCAGGATTGGCAAATCAGCTAATGCAATACCTATCTTCTTATATAGACATAGCGGTTTTTTCAATTCCATTTCTAATGGTCGTTGCAACAGGATTTGAATTCACATATGTAACACTTGCATTTCCATCAATTCTACCACTTCTCAAAGACTATAGAATAACAATAGCATTTCTAGGTGGTTTCGCAGGAGCAATGCTTTCACCATCACATGCGTGCTTCGTGCTTTCTGCAAAATTCTTTAAATCTAGTCTTGGCAGCGTCTATAGAAAGCATTTAATTCAAACTACTGCTTTTACAATACTAATAGGAATTGCAATAACATTGCTTATCTTCAAATTTGCTTAA
- a CDS encoding MFS transporter: MKNRESIIMIAMLLVTTVGSLSVFIIGTVAKFVMEDLKLSYSLMGFAISIQRIASTITALFIGYAIDRLGPLNVLFMTMTISVSSLFLTPLSQGLELLLATRVVAGAVFPAYWPSCTKITSFAISRRRIGFATALFESGSVVGVVITYLLIPVTNSWRELFVISTLISLILAFAAIALLSKEVKTSYKGLRHGIGMGFGVNAKSREIVERAIIIFFAFLLALQPWAFYTSWLSTYIMEKTRTEIKDIWIPITVFLLIGMVLGIVSSISSDKIGGLKGRKMVLSITLGVTAISLYMLTLSTSNIFVWFFVATSIVSYRAFLPLAWAIINDIIPQNLAGFISSVNALAGQISMMITPIIMAYIRDVIGSFDISVAILALFVFISIPLYLCLKPVSPTNRNCILQIGI; encoded by the coding sequence ATGAAAAATAGGGAATCAATTATAATGATTGCAATGCTTCTTGTTACAACAGTTGGTTCCTTATCTGTTTTCATCATAGGAACTGTGGCAAAATTTGTCATGGAAGATCTTAAACTGTCTTACAGTTTAATGGGTTTTGCAATATCTATTCAAAGAATTGCGTCAACAATTACAGCATTGTTCATAGGATATGCAATTGACCGTTTGGGGCCTTTGAATGTGCTTTTCATGACCATGACAATATCAGTTTCATCACTATTTCTAACACCTCTGTCTCAAGGACTGGAGTTGTTACTAGCAACACGAGTTGTTGCGGGTGCTGTTTTTCCTGCTTATTGGCCATCATGTACTAAAATAACTTCTTTTGCTATATCAAGAAGGAGAATAGGGTTTGCAACAGCATTATTTGAGTCAGGCTCTGTTGTAGGTGTTGTAATAACTTATTTGCTTATACCAGTTACAAACTCTTGGAGAGAACTATTTGTTATATCAACACTTATTTCTTTAATCTTAGCTTTTGCAGCAATAGCATTACTATCAAAAGAGGTAAAAACTAGCTACAAAGGTTTGCGGCATGGTATAGGAATGGGTTTTGGTGTTAATGCAAAGAGTAGGGAGATTGTTGAAAGAGCTATCATAATCTTTTTTGCTTTTCTACTTGCTTTACAGCCCTGGGCTTTCTATACTTCATGGCTTTCAACATATATTATGGAGAAAACAAGAACAGAAATCAAGGATATTTGGATTCCAATAACAGTTTTTCTACTAATTGGAATGGTTCTTGGAATAGTATCATCAATTTCATCAGATAAAATAGGAGGGTTAAAGGGAAGGAAAATGGTGTTATCAATAACACTAGGAGTAACAGCAATTTCACTCTACATGCTTACTTTATCAACTTCTAACATATTTGTATGGTTCTTTGTTGCAACATCTATCGTGTCATATAGAGCTTTTTTGCCATTGGCATGGGCGATAATAAATGACATTATTCCGCAGAATCTAGCAGGATTTATTAGTAGTGTAAATGCGTTGGCAGGTCAAATATCGATGATGATAACACCGATTATAATGGCATACATAAGAGATGTTATAGGTTCATTCGACATAAGTGTAGCAATATTGGCGCTTTTTGTATTTATTTCAATACCATTGTACTTGTGTTTAAAACCTGTTTCACCAACTAATCGAAATTGTATACTTCAAATAGGTATTTGA
- a CDS encoding phosphate-starvation-inducible PsiE family protein, translating into MSWTRRLRSLIPRFSKLFMEISESLIIVILAVLCGVAFSILIKDLISINIYSPVTELQLVFTELFTIIILIELLRTFVRVFESAKHSVEEFLEVGIIILVREVALGALMKEPTHMLMASGGALLLALAILVMRRKSS; encoded by the coding sequence ATGTCTTGGACACGTAGACTTCGTTCACTAATTCCTCGTTTTAGCAAATTGTTTATGGAAATTTCAGAGTCTCTTATAATCGTAATATTAGCAGTGTTATGCGGAGTAGCTTTTTCCATTTTAATTAAAGATCTAATTAGTATAAACATCTACTCTCCTGTAACCGAGCTTCAGCTTGTTTTCACAGAACTTTTTACAATTATTATATTAATTGAGCTTTTGAGAACATTCGTAAGAGTTTTTGAAAGCGCTAAACATAGTGTTGAGGAATTTCTTGAAGTGGGAATTATAATACTTGTGAGAGAAGTAGCTCTAGGAGCTTTAATGAAAGAACCTACACATATGTTAATGGCTAGTGGAGGAGCACTGCTATTAGCGCTAGCCATATTAGTTATGAGGCGTAAATCGAGTTAA